In Phacochoerus africanus isolate WHEZ1 chromosome 14, ROS_Pafr_v1, whole genome shotgun sequence, one genomic interval encodes:
- the LOC125114460 gene encoding histone H3.3A, whose product MARTKQTARKSTGGKAPRKQLATKAARKSAPSTGGVKKPHRYRPGTVALREIRRYQKSTELLIRKLPFQRLVREIAQDFKTDLRFQSAAIGALQEASEAYLVGLFEDTNLCAIHAKRVTIMPKDIQLARRIRGERA is encoded by the exons ATGGCCCGAACCAAGCAGACTGCTCGTAAGTCCACGGGTGGGAAAGCGCCCCGCAAACAGCTGGCCACTAAAGCTGCCAGGAAAAGCGCCCCCTCTACCGGCGGGGTGAAAAAACCTCATCGCTACAG GCCCGGGACCGTTGCGCTTCGAGAAATCCGTCGTTACCAGAAGTCCACGGAGCTTCTGATCCGGAAGCTGCCCTTCCAGAGGTTGGTGAGGGAGATCGCCCAGGATTTCAAAACTGACTTGAGGTTCCAGAGCGCCGCCATTGGTGCGCTTCAG GAGGCTAGTGAAGCGTACCTGGTGGGTTTATTTGAAGATACCAATCTGTGTGCCATCCACGCTAAGAGAGTCACCATCATGCCCAAAGACATCCAGTTGGCTCGCCGGATACGGGGAGAGAGAGCTTAA
- the GALK1 gene encoding galactokinase: MAASEQPRAEELLARARRAFLEEFGAEPELAVSAPGRVNLIGEHTDYNQGLVLPMALELVTVLVGSPRTDGLVSLLTTSEDADEPRRLQFPLPTDKRPLEPGTPHWANYVKGVIQHYPAAPLPGFSAVVVSSVPLGGGLSSSASLEVATYTFLQQLCPDSGTIAARAQVCQRAEHSFAGVPCGIMDQLIALLGQKGHALLIDCRSLETSLVPLSDPKLAVLITNSNVRHSLGSSEYPLRRRQCEEVARALGKESLREVQREELEAGRELVSGEAFRRARHVVGEIQRTAQAAAALSRGDYRAFGRLMVESHHSLRDDYEVSCPELDQLVEAALSAPGVYGSRMTGGGFGGCTVTLLEASAASLVMQHIQEQYSGTATFFLSQAADGAKVLHF; encoded by the exons ATGGCCGCTTCGGAACAGCCCCGGGCCGAGGAGCTGCTGGCCAGGGCCCGGAGAGCCTTCCTGGAGGAGTTCGGGGCCGAGCCCGAGCTGGCCGTGTCGGCGCCGGGCCGCGTCAACCTCATCGGGGAGCACACGGACTACAACCAGGGCCTGGTGCTGCCCATG GCTCTGGAGCTTGTGACTGTGCTCGTGGGCAGCCCCCGGACGGATGGGCTTGTCTCCCTCCTTACCACCTCTGAGGATGCCGATGAGCCCCGGCGGCTGCAGTTTCCCCTGCCCACAGACAAGCGGCCGCTGGAGCCTGGGACTCCGCACTGGGCCAACTATGTGAAGGGAGTGATCCAGCACTATCCAG CTGCCCCCCTCCCTGGCTTCAGTGCAGTGGTGGTCAGCTCAGTGCCACTAGGGGGTGGGCTGTCCAGCTCAGCATCCCTGGAAGTGGCCACGTATACCTTCCTGCAGCAGCTCTGCCCAG ACTCGGGGACAATAGCTGCCCGGGCCCAGGTGTGTCAGCGGGCCGAGCACAGCTTCGCAGGGGTGCCCTGTGGCATCATGGACCAGCTCATCGCACTGCTGGGGCAGAAAGGCCACGCGCTGCTCATTGACTGCAG GTCCCTGGAGACAAGCCTCGTGCCGCTGTCGGACCCCAAGCTGGCAGTACTCATCACCAACTCCAATGTCCGCCATTCACTGGGCTCCAGCGAGTACCCCCTGCGGCGGCGGCAGTGTGAGGAAGTGGCCCGGGCGCTGGGCAAGGAGAGCCTTCGGGAGGTGCAGCGGGAGGAGCTGGAAG CTGGCAGGGAGCTGGTGAGTGGGGAGGCCTTCCGGCGAGCGCGACACGTTGTGGGTGAGATCCAGCGCACAGCCCAGGCAGCGGCCGCCCTGAGCCGTGGCGACTACAGAGCCTTTGGCCGCCTCATGGTGGAGAGTCACCACTCGCTCAG GGACGACTACGAGGTGAGCTGTCCTGAGCTGGATCAGCTGGTGGAGGCCGCCCTCTCTGCGCCCGGGGTTTATGGCAGCCGCATGACAGGTGGTGGCTTTGGTGGCTGCACGGTGACCTTGCTGGAGGCCTCTGCCGCTTCCCTCGTGATGCAGCACATCCAG GAGCAGTACAGCGGTACCGCCACCTTCTTCCTCTCCCAGGCAGCCGACGGTGCCAAGGTGCTGCACTTCTGA